One Nicotiana tomentosiformis chromosome 1, ASM39032v3, whole genome shotgun sequence genomic window, aaGATGGAGCAGTTACAACGAACAAGACAGGATTTGTGGTTCAAGGATATattcaagaggagggcatagactatgatgagacttttgctccagctgcaagattggaagcaattagactccttatagcttTGTTGCTTACATGGAATCCACTCTCCATCAGATGAATGTCAAGAGTTCCTTCCTCAATGGATATATAAAGGAATAaatgtttgtcaagcaacctccttgATTTAAAAACAAGGAATATCCTAATCacgtgtacaagcttgacaaggcactttatgggctctAGCATGCTCCAAGAGCATGATATGAAAGATTGTCTAAATACTTTATTGAgaatggctacaagagaggtaaaatttataatactttattcttgaaataaaaaggtaaagatctcttggtagttcatatatatgttgatgatatagtCTTTGGAGAAACTACAGATAGGTTAAGTAAATAATTTGCTAAGTTAatagggagtgaatttgaaatgagtatgatgggtgagcttaatttttttttaggcttacaaactaaacaaaattcaaatggaactatgatccatcagcagaagtatctGAAATAGTTGCTTAAATGGAAGACTCCAAAGAAAGTGACACTCCTAtagcaacaaccacaaaattggatatagatgaacctggttcatctgttgaccATAagatgtataggggaatgattggctctctgTTATATTTCACTACgagtagacctgacattgtttttagTGTAagcctttgtgctagatttcaggaaAATCTAAATGAGTCTCACTTGGCTGTtttcaagaggatcttgagatacctaaaaggcaccactgatatCTGCCTATGGTATctaaaaggtagtaatttcaacttagtgggatatgttgatattaattatgcaggttttcttgtggatagaaagagcatttcatgtatggcacactttcttggctcatgtcttgtgtcttggacCACTAAAAAGCATACTTTTGTGGCCTTGTCTACTACAAAAGTTGAGTATGTGGctgctgcctcatgttgtgctcaattattgtggatcaaacagtaattaatggactttggaattgatgtaggttgtatccccatattttgtgataacaccagtgcaattagtatgaccaaaaATCCAGTTCATCACAAaggaactaagcacatagatgttaggcatcactttttgaggaaCAACTATGAGAAAAGTTTGATTagtgtggaattttgtgctactaacaaggaaatagctgacatcttcataAAAGCTCTAAATAGAGATTtttttgaaaggaacatgttaaaattagggatgattaagatcacttAAAAGGAACTAGTTCTAACTCAATAATTGGTTAGATAATTTGTGATCTTTgtaaataattagattagattttgcccagtctcatactttcactagtatactcttgtgccatgtgttaaaatgTCTCATTAATATCTAATTATATTATCTTTATTTCTTGGACAAATTAGACTTACACAAGATAATTCTCagtaaagaacctggttcatcaagattacatggTATGTACTCTCCATTCttcatattttaaaataattgtaTTTGGATCATGATCAAAAAGAGAGTCCCATTTAATCCCAATCTCCCTCAAGTCTATCTGTTACAAACGAATCAGTTTCACCAACAAAGAGTCTCACATGCCATAATTGCCTAGATTCCAGGAAAAAGTCTAACGTACATTCAAACTGACTTtcccagtttgattagacttctgaaCTTGAAAAAGAAAATGTTACCCACTCCAACTCTCCCTCTTAAAATTGAATAGGCCTTAACTATTTCTTCATTTCTAATTTTCCAGCCGCCAAAAATTCTCTTTATCTTCTCTCATCTCTTCTACACACACACATCTCTTCTACACACACACATCTCCTCTACATACATCAATGGAAAAGCCATATGAAAACCCTTCTTAACCACCCAAAGAATCATCATCTATACCTTCAACCACACCTATATCTAAGAAAGGATGGTTCAAGATGTTTGGTCGTAAGACAGTCGCTGGCAGTGAACAAATCAATATAATAAATGAAAAATTGAAAGCAAGACAAGAAGAAGAACCTTTCAAGTCTGCAACTGAGGGAGAAGAAACTGTTTCATCTAAAACAAACAGGTAACTTTTGGTCTAAATATTGCTTCAATCTTTCAAGTCTACAGCTAAGGGAGAAGAATATGTTTCATCTAAAATAGACAGGTAACTTTTGGTCTAAATATTGCTTCTGAGGTCATTTCTTAAGTTGCTGAGAATTTGGAGAACATATTTATTCCGGTTGGTATGATTGCTGGAATAGAAACTACTGTAGTCTAGTATAGTTTgtggtaaaaataaaagaaaaaataaaaagagagtgaGGGTGTTAAAGAAGATGTAATGGGAAAGGGAAAATGAGTGGTTAAACCTTCACCTACTCCTGTTGGGTTGACTGAGGAAACAAGGGCGATGGTGTTATGGAGTGAGGAAGTTGTAGAGGAGGAAGAAAGTTGGAGAGAAAAAAGGAGATAGTGGATCTGGTAGGGAACACAAGAAGAGAAAGGTTGCCTCTTCTATCCCTGtagagactcctcctacaaaagaaagagctacaaggagtcagaagaagTAGAGTGAGGCTGAACTTGAAAGAGCCTTAGAAGGGAGTAAAAGAAAAGTTGTtgcaaagggaaagaaaaaagtGAGTGAAACTGTTGAGAAAATTGAGATTGAGGAGATGGACCTGGTCCTTCATGATCAGGACGAGAATAATGAGGTGGAGGTTATGACTccaaaagtaaagaaaaaaaagacttCAAAAAAGAAGTCTCTTTCAAAGCATGTTGATGCAGAGCCTTCAACCTTAGTAAAAAGAACCAAGTCTGCCAGGAAATCTAGGAAAGTACAagtagtagaagaagaagaaagtgaaaaagAAGAGGAAACTGATAAGGAACATGACAAATTGGGGATGTTTGGAAAGCGAACAATCTTGAAAGTTAGACTCCTCagggacttggaggaggaaggaATGGTGATGCTGCTGGAGAAGCTTGAACTTCAGGGATGGACGGACATGGTCCTTCTGATTGAAGGAAGACTAGCCAGATCTAAGGTTATGGAGTTTATGGCTAACTGTGAAATCAAGAATGGCAGGTCACCAGTGTAGTAAAAGGGGTGACTGTGAGCTTTGACGACAAGGAACTGGGAGAAATTCTAGGGGTCCCTGATGAAGGGTACAATGACTATAAAAATCTGAAATGGTCAAGCCTAGAAAACATTCACACCTCCCTTGCCATTACAAGAAAATTTGTTGATAATGGGTTAGAGCTACAGCCAAAGGCTGTGTACAAACATGAGAAGAAGCCTGCCCACAAGTTGCTCGTCGAATTTGTTAACAAGGTTGTGTTTCCTAGGTAGGAAAGAAGTCACATTGCCACCTTCATGGACATAGTCCTTATGGAGTGTCTGGATAGTGGGAGGCAGATCAATTGGCCGGGGTTTATCATCCAACTCCTTGATAGGGTACTAATTGGCACCAAGATGCATGTCTTACCCTATGGATTAATTCTCACTGTTGTGCTTGCTCACTCCAAGATTCCCCTCAAGAAATGGGATGTTAGCACAAGTAAAGAACACTTTGGGGCCAACACCTTGACTTCAtatgactatgaagtccatactgctcccaaagaacctggttcatccaagacGGTGCCTGTGAACAGAAAAGTGAGAGCCTTGGTGCAGgagagtggggctaaggatgctgagattgagaggctaAAGAAGAGGTTGGCTGAAGAAGAGGCTGGCTGAAGTAGAAACTGAGAGGGATGCTCTTAGAACTGAGCTTGCAAAGGAAAAGAAGAATAATGAAAGCATTCTTCATGATATGTTGAAGCTGCTTCAGGCCATaaaccaagaacctggtccttcccagccttaaAACCTTCCTAGCCTAGTTAGAAAACCAGTGACCCGGATGGGATGTTTGTTTTGTCTTTTTGCTCATGATGTAGTACTTTTATTTCCTTCTATGCTTTGTGGATGACTCTTATCAATGATAATCAACTGCTTTTTCTCTAATTGTTTGTTGATGTTTCTTATGGCTAATATCTTTAGATTGATAAGTGATActtgactccatgattgcatttgaagtagcctaaATGGCCATAAGtaatatttttctaaaatctaGTTATCTAACATATTTATGCAAGTTTtcaatgatgccaaaagggggaagataggtTGTGATTTTACTTTGGACAGTGATATTTATAATCTAATGAACCTGGTacttgatgatttgtgactttaaaatgAAAAGTgctctaacattgtgttgatgttgaagCTGAGTTAAAACGGGTTTCAAGCTTATGAAAAGCACTCAGTTTGTCATCATTTAAAAAGGGGAAATTTGTTGGCCTGAGTaagttgttttgatgattgacaaagaaacacacgtatgaaccaggtccatataTAGTGTATACAGACACACgcagattcaagcacaaggcatgcacgtgaaagaGATAATCTTAAGTGGTTATATATGATATCTCCTGAACGAAAatattgcataattgataaggagcaggactccttactagaagagaactctatcctagataaggaaggagttagaagttgaagataactagaactcttccaccatggaagagtatagcaataaaactctagttatttcctattctactaactctctctctctctctctctctctctctctatatatatatatatatatatatatatatatatatatatatatatattcgttcTCCTTTACAGGTGATGCACAAATGCTGAAGTTAAGcaagagttgagagcaaaatagtaaggcattttgcaagcgattcctgtgtgattcaagtgtgcgaacctgaagctacatgaaccagatagaagaaccagttccaagtgtttgtcttttattctagtttcattgtagtggggcttttgagttgtatctttcatctttctctagaagcattTATATTAGGTAGTCTGagtgtattgttcaagttagagttaacttgataTTGTCGCAACAACCtgaggttggttgccacaaagggttagaggtaatccttaggtttacaagagttttgtaaatgctgtttttgGCTCACTGATTTAGTGAAATGTTgagaaaaatcctactgggtagtaggtcgtgattttctcagcttttgagccgggtgtttaTCACGTAAATAtatttgtgttctttactttctgaaTTATTAATTCTGTAACTGTAgtgtaaggaacacatagaagaactagGTCATATAATACAGTACATGCGAAAATTGAACACCATACCAATCACCCATCTTGTGAGGTATTAAAACATCTGCAGACATGAGGGTAACTGCCCTATTTCTTCTTTTCATCTTGTGTTATTTTAATGTAGTTTGGTGTAAAGAGAATGAGACGACGTGGCACCAAACAGAAATATGTGGCATGATCATAAATTCCGATTTTTTGAAATGGAGGAATAAAACGAAGAAATATGTCAATTTATACGTGGTGGGGAAAGAAAATCTAGTACTAATACGATCAGTCACTTGCGAAACGACAACTCATTAGACATCTTCTTGttatatatatttcttcaaaCCAAGTATTTCCCTACCATAGATATTTTAAATGGACTGGTACAATCTTTGCGTCCAAATCAGTGCCTCATCATTTCCCCTGCCcagaaaaggaaaagagaaaagaagaagacTCGAGGTAGGTAGTCTTGTACTAGCCTATTCTTCTGGCAACTACTCAAGCCAATGCACTTAAATCTGCCTGTAAATTTCTGCCTTTTGGATTATAAGTTATAATGAAGGCAATGACATCTTTGATATTAAAATGGATTTAATTAGTTATATTAACAGTGTATGGTTTTTTCATACTAGTAGTGTAGCTTAACTTTTTTATACCAGGTGAGTTACCACTTTATCACCAACTTATTTCAAGTGATGATTATCGTAGAAATTCACATATTACCTTTTAAGTTatcttattttataaatattttttataatatcaATTATAAAATTTAAACTCTATTAAAATCGGAAAATCTTTGTAGTACGAAGAGTGTCACTTCTTTATTTTGTCTTTTCAAATTTAATTTGAAACACTGTACATGTGAAAAATTGGCTTGTAGCCTGTTTGGCTaagcttttaaaattaatttattttaaaaagtaattttttcaaaagtatttttcggTTTGTGTTTAGCTAATTAAATTGAAAAGTACGTTTGAGCAGCAATAAGTGTTcagccaaacttttaaaaaatatttcttagTGTATTTATTTTTGGGGAGAAACTATTTTTCTGTTtctactcaaaagcacttttagttcaaaaagcttggtcaaacatctTAATTTTATGGGGAAAAAAAAACATTTTTGGCAACAAAAAAAGCATTTTTCGCCAGAGAAAAGCCTAATATCGTTAGGCACCATAATATATATGAACCATTAATTAAGACTCATGCACCAAGAGTTGATTCAGCTTATTACTGTGTAACGAATAGAAATTAACTACGTAATTACCCCGAATAGAAACTAAACTAAGGCATCATGCATTTAGGCTATAGGACTCACCTAAAACCACTATTATACAAGGGACAGTGACACGCCATAATTGTAAGATTTGCGTCTTATAATTCTTGTTGTTGGAATATGATTTAGCCAAAACCCTGAGCATGAATGAGAAGGAAAGGTTGTAGAAGCATATACGTGCACAACATTAAAACTCTGGCCTTACAAGTATTGTAATCACCGCAAGTATATGCTGTTTGTGTAGCTTGTGATAGCATATGCTTGAAATTGAGAGGTAGTTTCCTAAGAGAATATATCTCTCAGCCGGTCAGCCCCATGTGTGCGTAGGGGGCGGACTAGCTACGGGTTCTCAGGAACCCAATAACTTTTGCGTAAACCCtgtatttatattaagaaattcactAAATATTTGTAAATATCTAACTGTGAACCCAGATATTATTGCATATTAATTTGAAATTACGGTAGGAACCCATAAGCCTCAAATACTGAATCCGTCTCTGGGTGTGCGTACAATTTTTTGTCCTTGTTTTTCCATTTGTCCACGTCACTCAGATTTTCAAACGATATTTACATCCGAAGaagtgaagaaatgaagaaataaataaattattataacgctcattttttatatttatacccgataatttatttttcttattatttatatatacatatCTAATAAAAATCTTCAACGTGACACCGGATGGAGCGAAGTAGATAGCCCCTGCTCAAAAGTTTTACTGGATTTAATTTATATGCAATGAACAACCTTTTTACACTAACAAGATATTTTAATCTATGATTATAACATGTTATTACTATTTTTATTAGCTATTACATAGATACTTATAGTAAGATTCTTTTTGTAATTACGTTATGACAAATATAATAGTGTACACATTTTTTACGCTTGTCAACGTGCATTGAACATAATCGCAACTTTTGTATCTCATCAaaagaaaatatacataaaagtatCTCCTCCCACCACATGACCACACTTAATTAGTTAACTAAGAAATGCTAAATGTTCCTAATGCATTACATATTTGTTGGATAAATTCATTACTgttttaaatttaatttcattagTTCTCAAACACTCCAAAGGTCTATTTCAAGTGACAAAGTGAACCAActtcttttgtcttcttttctTTAGTGACTTTGGCGCAATTCTGACCCTAATTATTTCTTCTTTAGATCGACTTAATTAATCTTCAATCGCCTTCTTTATGTTAAAACTTAAAAAGTTCAATTAGGACTCCTATGTTAACTTTGACGTTGTACTTATCGTAAAGTAGATAGAGGGCAGTGTTACTATCGATCGGAATCCAAAACCTAAATGTGATCTTTTTTGGACTCAAGAGACACGAATAGGATAAAAAAATAACTAGGTactattttatatatagcgcggttgaACTATAAAGATAAAGCGTGCATATATAAGGCGCTATAGTATAGCGCTCACTCATATATAAGGCGCTATAGTATAGCGCCGTATATATGCGCGCTATACCTGTATAAAAAATCGTGTATTCTCCTTCCCCAATCAGACGCGACCCCCCATCCCCCCCTCCCCCATTCTTAACGCAAAAAACTCCATTGGAGCCCACCAGTCCCACAAACAGTATAGATTCTCGGTATTGCAGCAAGCTAACATCGGATCTAAGGCGTTATCGCATAGTGGATTGCTCGTTTCGacccccaaatcatcaaatcttcacctttcaaaaaatttaaaatcgaggtattccgacttattttttgttaaaactcatgtatTAAAAATgcctattaattatttttttactgTGATATATGTTCTTTCGTGATTGCTTTgcgatttaattaatttgttattttttatctgGATTAGATTATTATTGTGCTAaataaattagtaaaatagagaaattattattttatgaataattaatgttattagttgttataaaaaatatttatttgttattttttactgtggtatatgtattgTCGTGAAACAGCCgatggtctttcggaaacaacctctctattccttcagggtagaggtaaggtctgcgtacacactaccatccCTAGACTCCACTAGTAGAATTTTACTGgatcgttgttgttgttgatgttgttgtataTGTATTgtcgtgattgttttgtgattaaattaatttattattttttatccggattagattatttatgtgctaaaagattagtaaaatagataaattattattttatgaatattTAATGTTATTTAGTTCCCTTTAGCATTATGTTGTGCCAGTAATTTTAATGTATTGCATGTAAgtgtaatgtagtgccctttagcgtagatgtagtgccctttagcgcagtatctttgtagttattgaaattaatcatttaattatttgtcaaccccaaaaatatctgaaaaaagatgatagttcaaacacaaagtcTCTCGAATACTAGtcaacaaatgtaagaaaataacataaaaataacaatatttgtcaatctaattatttgtatatgaatacttattaattaaatcatgtattcatataaaattaattatttaattatattatacccaaaaataggTGAATAAGAAAGAAACATATAAACTTATAAACTAACATAGaaaataataaacaaacatataaaattataatatagaaaatgtatcaacctaagtaACAATATAGTAACTatatcgattaaatattaatataaaatatattacaATATATCTAAAGATGTTAAgccattaaaaagaaaaatactttaattaatattgttcaatttacagacatcgtcatggaggttcctCTTGTGCATCCCAGACCTGCATCTCTACAGTTACTGTTGCTACAGGCCAACCATAGATCTTCATACATATGGGATGGGCAGTGTTTGTCCTAGATATTCCGCCCCATATgtatagacgatatgtgggaTTTCATTTGGGCCCACTCCCGTATAGTTAGACGCCTTCACGATACGGGTTTCTACAGGATCATAGAGATCGGCTAGTTGTAGTTCGACTGGCGTTGATCACGGCTATGATAGAGCGGTAGCGACCGAAGATGTACACGTTTCATCTACCAATCGACGAGGCTACCATCACGCTTGAGGACGTGGAGGTTCTTTTCGGGTTGCCGGTTGATGGATTACTTGTAGCTTACCTGCATGCTCTCAAAGACTACAGGGGATTGCATTACCTGCATATGTTGCATCGGCTCACCAGTTTCCAGCCAGCGGAGGAGACTGCATTGAGTGGGGCCAGTCGTTTGTAGCTGGCGCCCGTCCGATAGCATCTGGAGGCGATGGATGCGGAGATTATGGA contains:
- the LOC138908875 gene encoding secreted RxLR effector protein 161-like, yielding MEDSKESDTPIATTTKLDIDEPGSSVDHKMYRGMIGSLLYFTTSRPDIVFSVSLCARFQENLNESHLAVFKRILRYLKGTTDICLWYLKGSNFNLVGYVDINYAGFLVDRKSISCMAHFLGSCLVSWTTKKHTFVALSTTKVEYVAAASCCAQLLWIKQ